The Saccharopolyspora gregorii genomic interval GGTGCGTCCGGCTGGCCGGGCGCTTCGTGCGCCCCCGGGGTGGCAGTGGGGGGCTCGGTACGGCCCGGGGCATCATCCGGCTGAGGGTGGGTCATGACTGCTTTCTCCTGGCTCAGCGGAACTCGGTTACGTGTGACCGAGTGAAGGTCGTGCCCGATCCCTCACTCCCGGCGAGCACGCTACTGCGGGGTGTGCTCACGGCCATCGGGTACGACTCCTAGTGATTGGGGGCACTATTAGGGGAGGGGGTCCTGCCTCGACTAGGGGACCCATGGGGGGATCCGTCAGCACTCCGTGATCGAGCACGCGCTAAGTTGTGACGGCCCTGAGCGTCATCGGGTGGTCACTCGACCGCGGGGCCGGACTTCCCGGCCGTGCGTCCCAGCACCGCCGGATGACCCCGGAAGGCGATCGCAGGAAGGGGTTGCATGCCTTACGTCCTGGGGATCCACGTGGGGGCCACGGCCACCTCCGCCGCCATCGCGCGGCGCGACGGCGGCAGGTGGGGTGCGGCCACCCCGCTGCCGCTCGGTGCCGCCGGGCACACCGTCCCCACCGTGCTGTGCCGGGTCCAGGACGGGTCGTTCGTCGCAGGCGAGCAGGCGAGCAAGCAGGAGCTGACCCACCACGAGTGGGTCGTCCGAGGGTTCACCCGCCAGGTCGGGGACGAGGCGCCGCTGCTGGTCGGCAGCGAGTTCATCTCCGCGCAGGCGCTCGTCGCGGCCGTCGTCGAATGGGTCGCCGACACCGTCGCCCACCAGCTCGGCCACCCGGCCGAGCACATCACCCTCGCGCACAGCGCCACCTGGGGACCGTTCCGCGCCCACCTGGTGCGCCAGGCGCTCGCCGCGCTCGGCCTGCGGGACGTGACGCTGGTGCCCGAACCGGTCGCCGTCGCCGTCGACTACGCCAGCAGGCAGCAGGTCGCCGAGCAGGACGCGGTCGCCGTCGCCGACATCGGCGGCACCGGCTTCGACGCGACCGTGCTGCGCCGCCGCAGCCCCGGTTTCGACGTGGTCGGGTCCACCTTGGACACCGGGCATCCCAGCGGGCAGGACCTCGACGACGAGATCTTCTCCCACCTGCTGGCGGAGTTCGGCCCCCAGCTCGACGGGCTCGACGCGTCCGACCCGGCGCACCGGGCCGCGCTGGTCGCGTTGCGGGGCGACTGCGCCCGCGGCAAGGAAGCGCTGTCCTACCACCCGGGCACCACCGTCCGCATCGAACTTCCCGGGCTGCGCACCGACTTCGCCCTGTCCCGCCCCCGCTACGAGCAGCTCGTCCGGTCGCACCTGGAACGGGTGCCGGAGCTGCTGCTGCAGGCCGTGCAGTCCGCGGCGGTGGCGCCGGAGGACCTGGCCGCGCTCGTGCTCGCCGGTGGCACCGCGCGCACCCCGCTGGTCAAGCAGCTCGTCGCCGAACGGCTCGAACGCGCCCCGCAGGTGGACGCGGCACCGGAACTCGTCGCGGCCCGCGGCGCGGCGGCCTCCGCCGTCGGCGTGCTGTCCGCGGTCAGCGACCGCGGTGAGTCCGCCGCCGAGACCAGCGTGCTCGTCCGCGTCGAAGGCCCCGGATCCGGCGGGCTCGACGTCATCGACGGCGAACCCGAGCGCGAAGAACCACCGCGGCCGCCGGTGCAGGTCGAACCGATGTACCTGGAACCGCCGGACGAAGACCGGCAGCGGTTGCTCAAGATCCTGAAACTGGGCGCGGCCGCGCTGCTGATCATCGGCGGCCTGGTGCTGACCATCGTGCAGGGGTTCGGCGGGCAGACCCCGACCAGTCCCGTCCAGACCCAGCAGCGTTGACGAAACCCACTCCCACCCCCAAGAGTGATCCCGCCGAGTGACCCGCGAATCGAGGTCTCCGTGAACCGAGGACTCCTGTGAACCACCGGATAGCCACCGCCCCAGACCTGGTGACCGGGCCCCGCGCCGTCCGGTTGTGGGAGTCCGTCGCGGCAGCTCCCGCCGAACCGGTGCAGGTCGGGATCCAGGCCGCCGGCGGTGCGGGCAAGACCGCGCTGCTCGACGAGCTCGCCGACGCCTACCGGGCCGCCGGCGTGCCGGTCGAGCGGGACGTCCGCCGCGCCGACCCCGCGAGCACCGCCGTGCTGCTCGACGACGCGCACC includes:
- a CDS encoding Hsp70 family protein, encoding MPYVLGIHVGATATSAAIARRDGGRWGAATPLPLGAAGHTVPTVLCRVQDGSFVAGEQASKQELTHHEWVVRGFTRQVGDEAPLLVGSEFISAQALVAAVVEWVADTVAHQLGHPAEHITLAHSATWGPFRAHLVRQALAALGLRDVTLVPEPVAVAVDYASRQQVAEQDAVAVADIGGTGFDATVLRRRSPGFDVVGSTLDTGHPSGQDLDDEIFSHLLAEFGPQLDGLDASDPAHRAALVALRGDCARGKEALSYHPGTTVRIELPGLRTDFALSRPRYEQLVRSHLERVPELLLQAVQSAAVAPEDLAALVLAGGTARTPLVKQLVAERLERAPQVDAAPELVAARGAAASAVGVLSAVSDRGESAAETSVLVRVEGPGSGGLDVIDGEPEREEPPRPPVQVEPMYLEPPDEDRQRLLKILKLGAAALLIIGGLVLTIVQGFGGQTPTSPVQTQQR